A window from Branchiostoma lanceolatum isolate klBraLanc5 chromosome 9, klBraLanc5.hap2, whole genome shotgun sequence encodes these proteins:
- the LOC136442181 gene encoding uncharacterized protein isoform X1, whose translation MDKSQDAMFNKSMSVDARSCPDDADSTVELRLNDSGTEHNYAMARKSKSVEERTNQEEEEIDIDLNDPETEKAALTIQNKYKDFKLKKGKKSASTST comes from the exons atggacaagtCTCAAGACG CCATGTTTAACAAGTCCATGAGCGTGGACGCTCGGAGCTGCCCAGATGACGCCGACTCCACCGTGGAACTCCGTCTGAACGATTCCGGTACAGAACACAATTACG CAATGGCCCGGAAGTCCAAGAGCGTGGAGGAAAGGACCAATCAGGAGGAAGAGGAGATCGACATTGACCTGAACGACCCTGAAACGGAAAAGGCCGCCCTGACCATCCAGAACAAGTACAAGGACTTCAAGCTGAAGAAAGGCAAAAAGTCCGCCTCCACCTCTACTTGA
- the LOC136442181 gene encoding Purkinje cell protein 4-like protein 1 isoform X2 — translation MDKSQDAMFNKSMSVDARSCPDDADSTVELRLNDSAMARKSKSVEERTNQEEEEIDIDLNDPETEKAALTIQNKYKDFKLKKGKKSASTST, via the exons atggacaagtCTCAAGACG CCATGTTTAACAAGTCCATGAGCGTGGACGCTCGGAGCTGCCCAGATGACGCCGACTCCACCGTGGAACTCCGTCTGAACGATTCCG CAATGGCCCGGAAGTCCAAGAGCGTGGAGGAAAGGACCAATCAGGAGGAAGAGGAGATCGACATTGACCTGAACGACCCTGAAACGGAAAAGGCCGCCCTGACCATCCAGAACAAGTACAAGGACTTCAAGCTGAAGAAAGGCAAAAAGTCCGCCTCCACCTCTACTTGA